The proteins below are encoded in one region of Candidatus Methanomethylophilaceae archaeon:
- a CDS encoding STAS domain-containing protein — MEFGIEKKDGVTTIAPKGNVDYVTAPELDEVVEREAATAASLVFDMSGVSYISSAGLRSLLNADELMEDKNGIKLINVNKEVKAVLDMTNFSGLLNIE, encoded by the coding sequence ATGGAATTCGGAATAGAGAAGAAAGACGGCGTGACCACGATAGCCCCCAAAGGCAACGTCGACTACGTGACGGCCCCGGAACTGGATGAGGTCGTGGAGAGGGAAGCCGCAACGGCCGCATCGCTGGTTTTCGACATGTCCGGCGTATCTTACATATCGTCAGCGGGACTCAGATCCCTTCTGAACGCGGACGAGCTCATGGAAGATAAGAACGGCATCAAGCTGATCAACGTGAACAAGGAAGTGAAAGCGGTCCTGGACATGACCAACTTCTCGGGGTTGCTGAATATAGAGTGA
- a CDS encoding DUF4435 domain-containing protein, which translates to MRSNLGSSDVCNEVMMMRSAVGGAFVLVEGVTDDRVYGKFIAEGVRIVQCHSKDNVRRAVKELTGHRGLKEVIGIVDADLDLLDHKCETPPLFRTDCRDMEMLCIRSNALDDVLDEYADRDKLKAFTSKYGPVRDVLVNSSSPIGLLMHISMRQSLDLNFGDLDAGKFIDRKSLRLDKKDLIKEVLSNSGSAKASSGLLMELLQKEEAELEDPWHAARGHDTVSILLLALTTNFGSFNARNLNEGALGGALRLAFSDSDFFDTRLYRDTVRWAEKNGLKLWDIKPL; encoded by the coding sequence ATGCGCAGTAATCTGGGGAGCAGCGACGTCTGCAACGAAGTCATGATGATGCGCTCCGCTGTGGGCGGCGCATTCGTTCTGGTAGAAGGCGTCACAGACGACCGCGTCTACGGAAAATTCATCGCCGAGGGCGTCAGGATAGTTCAGTGCCATTCCAAGGACAACGTCCGCAGGGCCGTCAAGGAGCTTACCGGGCACAGAGGGCTCAAGGAGGTCATCGGGATAGTGGACGCGGATCTGGATCTTCTGGACCACAAATGCGAGACGCCTCCGCTTTTCCGCACGGATTGCAGGGACATGGAGATGCTCTGCATCAGGAGCAACGCTTTGGACGACGTGCTAGACGAATACGCTGACCGCGACAAATTGAAGGCGTTCACATCCAAATACGGTCCAGTCAGAGATGTTCTGGTCAATTCCAGCAGCCCGATCGGGCTTCTCATGCACATCTCCATGCGCCAGAGCCTGGACCTCAATTTCGGCGATCTGGATGCGGGGAAATTCATCGACCGCAAGTCCCTGCGCCTCGACAAGAAGGACCTCATCAAGGAGGTTCTATCCAATTCCGGCTCTGCGAAGGCATCAAGCGGCCTGCTGATGGAACTTCTGCAGAAAGAGGAGGCGGAGCTCGAGGATCCTTGGCATGCCGCCAGAGGCCATGACACCGTTTCCATATTGCTTTTGGCGCTCACCACCAATTTCGGCTCTTTCAACGCCAGGAATCTCAACGAAGGGGCTTTGGGAGGCGCGCTTCGGCTGGCTTTCTCGGATTCGGATTTCTTCGACACGAGGCTGTACCGCGATACGGTCAGATGGGCGGAGAAGAATGGTCTCAAGCTCTGGGACATAAAACCCCTCTGA
- a CDS encoding ATP-binding protein, translating to MIIKSLYISGLFNQFDYTLNLCDGLTFIHAQNGFGKSTVMRMVYAAMKGDVRYLSETPFTRLDIGFFDGTNLIIENNSGELLIQMQKNELETEITPEEMADICDVTYISPERLVIKKKDGHLAPALETYAQELYERIRYSREHSELVPYEGKRKEMTDGELEFWCKDLKAKLDFISDAGFEPDIPAGYRFPPSRYELMNYRKDYEDLAYSISEYVEKNYILAESIVIYKDLINELFINKTVDILDNGKISVTLDCGGALQLSRLSSGEKQIMIMLYIILFHAEPGTAVIIDEPEISLHIVWQQKLGAIFSDICRVRGIQIIAATHSPQVIHDLWDNAREMKPENAQ from the coding sequence ATGATCATCAAATCGCTCTACATCAGCGGACTGTTCAACCAGTTCGATTATACGCTGAATCTGTGCGACGGGCTCACTTTCATCCATGCCCAGAACGGGTTCGGAAAAAGCACGGTCATGCGCATGGTATATGCCGCTATGAAGGGCGACGTGAGATATCTATCGGAAACGCCCTTTACAAGGCTGGACATAGGCTTCTTCGACGGGACGAATCTGATAATCGAGAATAATTCCGGCGAATTGCTCATCCAGATGCAGAAGAATGAGCTGGAGACGGAGATAACCCCGGAAGAGATGGCCGACATATGCGATGTCACATACATCTCCCCCGAGAGGCTCGTCATCAAGAAGAAAGACGGCCATCTGGCTCCCGCCCTCGAGACCTACGCCCAAGAGCTCTATGAGCGCATCAGATACTCTCGCGAGCATTCCGAGCTGGTTCCATACGAGGGCAAGCGCAAAGAGATGACCGACGGCGAGCTGGAATTCTGGTGCAAGGACCTCAAGGCCAAATTGGATTTCATCAGCGATGCGGGGTTCGAGCCCGATATCCCTGCTGGGTACAGGTTCCCGCCGTCCAGATACGAGCTCATGAATTACAGGAAGGATTACGAGGATCTCGCTTATTCCATCTCCGAATACGTCGAAAAGAATTACATCCTGGCCGAATCCATAGTGATTTATAAGGATCTGATCAACGAATTGTTCATCAACAAGACCGTCGACATCCTCGACAACGGGAAGATCTCGGTGACATTGGATTGCGGGGGCGCCCTCCAGCTTTCCAGGCTCTCATCCGGCGAGAAGCAGATCATGATCATGCTCTACATCATCCTCTTCCACGCCGAACCCGGGACCGCGGTCATAATCGATGAGCCGGAGATCTCGCTGCACATAGTGTGGCAGCAGAAGCTCGGAGCCATATTCTCGGACATCTGCAGGGTGAGGGGCATCCAGATAATAGCCGCCACGCACTCTCCCCAGGTCATCCACGACCTTTGGGACAATGCCAGGGAGATGAAGCCTGAAAATGCGCAGTAA
- a CDS encoding pyridoxamine 5'-phosphate oxidase family protein, translated as MVSIPENVKALFNDKDACKIIATACKDGKPHAIPAGTIGVFDDSTMVAVQIFMDVFVKNIESNPKAAFTVAKRMEAYIVNTELKAKLFNGPIYDMMSNKIQEMLHLPIKSVLLFDIKSVYDQSASPNAGKKLA; from the coding sequence ATGGTATCAATACCCGAGAACGTCAAAGCCCTTTTCAACGACAAAGACGCATGCAAAATCATCGCGACAGCCTGCAAGGACGGGAAACCCCATGCGATCCCTGCGGGAACCATCGGCGTTTTCGACGACAGCACCATGGTTGCCGTCCAGATTTTCATGGACGTTTTCGTCAAGAACATCGAAAGCAATCCCAAAGCGGCCTTTACCGTCGCAAAAAGGATGGAAGCTTACATCGTCAACACCGAGCTCAAAGCCAAGCTTTTCAACGGCCCGATCTACGATATGATGTCAAACAAGATCCAGGAGATGCTTCACCTTCCCATCAAATCCGTCCTTCTCTTCGACATCAAATCCGTGTACGACCAGAGCGCAAGCCCCAATGCCGGAAAGAAACTCGCTTGA
- a CDS encoding SpoIIE family protein phosphatase produces MTETAEKKGIAGFLGCLFKKPPSNDVLDEILAQRDSRGDRILEIMIAAVILMNIVWINLEDEMPHMYPIKMDILYASIAIMFICAVACILIGSRWWTKYLLIGSIALNSFIIVGVIDHTMMIMMILPVVSSCIYYRNNLTKAMIVLCALLMLIGLFLYGSSSPIAFGLYYGMTELDRMVSMITTFYIVDLLIYLLICIPCYYATKNGIDDIRKEYDLRREQIGMEKEMSNARGIQQGLLIKDFPCKQYCDISSFMSASKEVGGDFYDCFRIGDDRLAIVMADVSGKGLSAALFMATSMTLIRSNVQAGGDLEKAMEKANRELAASNPMKYFVTVWIGIIDLRHGGLSFVNAGHNPPFIRKDGKYEMLISKPDFVFGRKKRMTYNRHHINFDVGDGIFLYTDGVTEAAGPDGSMFGVDRLKESLSSVGNLSPDYVLSKIKSDVDNFVRDADQSDDMTMMQVDYTHAYDLKPDDGIKVRADREGYALVMERIKQRMTEGGCPPRTITEMETACSEIYANIDMYAYADKEEKGDVLVTTDIVNGAVRITFKDWGIPFNPIEHETPDPIASFKERKRGGLGIMLVKKICDDVSYVREGNCNILKLEKEM; encoded by the coding sequence ATGACCGAGACCGCCGAAAAGAAAGGCATAGCTGGATTCCTTGGCTGTCTATTCAAAAAACCCCCGTCCAATGATGTCTTAGATGAGATCTTAGCTCAGAGAGACAGCCGCGGAGACAGGATTCTGGAAATAATGATTGCCGCGGTTATCCTCATGAACATAGTATGGATCAACCTGGAAGATGAAATGCCGCACATGTATCCGATTAAAATGGATATTCTGTACGCTTCCATAGCCATTATGTTCATATGCGCGGTGGCGTGCATCCTAATCGGAAGCCGCTGGTGGACGAAATACCTTCTGATAGGCTCGATCGCCCTCAATTCGTTCATCATCGTTGGCGTAATAGACCATACCATGATGATCATGATGATCCTGCCGGTGGTATCCAGCTGCATCTACTATCGCAACAATCTGACCAAGGCAATGATCGTCTTATGCGCGTTGTTGATGCTCATCGGACTCTTCCTATACGGCAGCTCATCGCCCATAGCGTTCGGGTTATACTATGGCATGACAGAGCTCGACAGAATGGTGTCCATGATCACCACATTTTACATCGTAGATCTGCTCATCTATCTGCTCATCTGCATCCCATGCTATTACGCGACTAAGAACGGGATTGACGATATCAGAAAGGAATACGATCTCAGAAGGGAGCAGATAGGGATGGAAAAAGAGATGTCCAACGCCAGAGGCATCCAGCAGGGGCTTCTCATTAAGGACTTCCCCTGCAAGCAATACTGCGACATCTCCTCGTTCATGTCCGCCTCCAAAGAGGTCGGCGGCGACTTCTACGACTGCTTCAGGATCGGGGACGACCGCCTCGCCATCGTCATGGCCGACGTATCCGGGAAAGGCCTGTCAGCCGCCCTGTTCATGGCCACATCCATGACCCTCATAAGGTCCAACGTGCAGGCGGGAGGGGATCTGGAAAAGGCAATGGAGAAAGCTAACAGAGAATTGGCCGCGTCCAATCCCATGAAATATTTCGTCACGGTCTGGATCGGCATCATTGACCTCAGGCATGGGGGCCTTTCTTTCGTGAACGCCGGGCACAACCCCCCATTCATCCGCAAGGACGGGAAATATGAGATGCTGATTTCGAAGCCGGACTTCGTGTTCGGCAGAAAGAAAAGGATGACGTACAACAGGCACCACATAAATTTTGACGTGGGCGACGGCATTTTCCTTTATACCGACGGAGTGACCGAGGCCGCAGGGCCGGACGGAAGCATGTTCGGTGTCGACCGCCTGAAGGAATCCCTTTCCTCGGTGGGAAACCTGTCCCCGGATTACGTCCTGTCCAAAATAAAATCGGATGTGGACAACTTCGTCAGAGACGCCGACCAAAGCGACGATATGACTATGATGCAGGTGGATTACACCCACGCATACGATCTCAAGCCCGATGACGGCATAAAGGTCCGCGCGGACAGGGAAGGATACGCTCTGGTGATGGAACGCATCAAGCAGAGGATGACAGAAGGAGGCTGCCCGCCCAGGACCATCACGGAAATGGAGACGGCCTGCTCCGAGATCTACGCCAACATAGACATGTACGCATACGCGGACAAGGAAGAGAAAGGAGACGTCCTCGTCACAACCGACATCGTCAACGGAGCGGTACGCATAACGTTCAAAGATTGGGGGATCCCGTTCAATCCTATCGAACACGAAACCCCAGACCCCATAGCCAGCTTCAAAGAGCGCAAGCGCGGAGGGCTCGGCATAATGCTGGTAAAAAAGATATGCGATGACGTATCGTACGTCCGCGAAGGCAACTGCAACATTTTGAAGCTGGAAAAAGAGATGTGA